Proteins co-encoded in one Aspergillus fumigatus Af293 chromosome 6, whole genome shotgun sequence genomic window:
- the pyr1 gene encoding nicotinic acid-CoA ligase pyr1 — protein sequence MEPHGETDLVSFAFSSPTPFDPTRPIYLDAQNPSRAFNARQFRLLVRSLIAGLRALGLKPGHCVLVQLENTVIHSALFFAIVGAGGVYMGCDVGSPAHELTHLLRLAEPQLVITAPGALSTLEVCSTQGESFSGQVLLVDELSIDNIVQFAHRAAAAGAEAQTEGLVDQTAGPCIRLESLLQHGESDWLRFEDREQSKRTPAAMFLTSGTSGLPKAAISTHHTIISHHLSVHYRVPYPVVRLMALPMYHSFGDFWTNIFPIRYGEPLYVLPRFDISTFLDAVRQHHISETYMVPAMVQILSQSSLPVAESLASLRYVGISGAPIDGFSIQRFQRLLSPDAVAGNLWGMTEVGVVFQNRYRVPLQFGSVGTLLHGYELRFVDPATGEDVAGTPDSPGELYVRGPGLLLGYKWRTDDKDEQGWFRTGDMVYARDGNYYIIGRTKDLIKVRGQVPDSLNSWTSHSTNRLCDSRYSVAPAEIEGILLKDPGVKDAAVIGVMLPDGSSEVPRAYVVRAGISPESTADQLTDLVQTQLASYKALDGGVVFVDEIPRTGIGKPHRARLSQLDREREKLASILGVSVPA from the exons ATGGAGCCCCACGGCGAGACGGATCTGGTCAGCTTTGCTTTTAGTAGTCCTACCCCGTTCGACCCAACTAGACCCATCTATCTGGATGCCCAGAATCCCTCGCGCGCGTTCAACGCCAGACAATTCCGACTGCTGGTGCGGTCACTCATTGCGGGGCTCAGAGCTCTGGGTCTAAAACCCGGACATTGCGTCCTAGTGCAGCTCGAAAACACT GTCATACACTCTGCTCTGTTCTTCGCCATCGTCGGCGCCGGCGGGGTCTATATGGGCTGCGATGTGGGCAGTCCCGCCCATGAACTGACCCATCTGCTGCGTCTCGCCGAGCCCCAGCTGGTGATCACTGCTCCGGGTGCATTATCGACTCTGGAGGTGTGCAGCACGCAGGGAGAGAGCTTTTCAGGTCAAGTCCTTTTAGTGGATGAGCTCTCGATCGACAATATAGTCCAGTTTGCTCACcgtgcggcggcggcgggggcgGAGGCGCAGACGGAAGGTCTGGTTGACCAAACGGCCGGCCCGTGTATCCGCCTGGAGAGCCTGCTCCAGCACGGGGAGTCCGACTGGCTTCGTTTCGAAGATCGTGAACAGAGTAAGAGGACGCCGGCTGCCATGTTCTTAACCAGCGGCACCAGCGGGCTTCCCAAGGCCGCGATTAGCACCCACCACACAATCATCTCCCACCATCTGAGCGTCCACTACCGAGTGCCGTACCCCGTCGTCCGCCTGATGGCCCTGCCCATGTACCATTCCTTTGGCGATTTCTGGACCAACATCTTCCCCATCCGGTACGGCGAGCCCTTGTACGTTCTTCCGCGCTTCGACATCTCCACTTTCCTGGACGCCGTCCGCCAGCACCACATCTCGGAGACGTATATGGTCCCCGCCATGGTGCAGATTCTGAGCCAGTCCTCCCTGCCGGTGGCCGAGAGCCTGGCCTCCCTGCGCTACGTTGGGATTTCGGGAGCCCCCATCGACGGGTTCTCCATCCAGCGATTCCAGCGCCTCCTGTCGCCGGACGCCGTCGCAGGAAACCTGTGGGGGATGACCGAGGTGGGAGTGGTGTTCCAGAATCGCTACCGAGTGCCCTTGCAGTTCGGCAGCGTGGGGACTCTGCTGCACGGGTACGAGCTGCGCTTTGTTGATCCGGCCACGGGCGAAGACGTCGCCGGCACGCCAGACTCTCCGGGGGAGTTATATGTTCGGGGGCCGGGGCTCCTCTTGGGGTATAAATGGCGGACCGATGACAAAGACGAGCAGGGATGGTTCCGTACGGGGGACATGGTGTATGCGCGAGACGGGAATTACTATATCATCGGGCGGACAAAGGATCTCATCAAAGTGCGAGGGCAAGTACCCGATTCTCTCAATTCCTGGACATCCCATTCAACTAACAGGTTGTGTGATTCAAGGTACTCCGTTGCGCCAGCAGAGATCGAAGGGATTCTACTAAAAGACCCCGGTGTCAAGGACGCAGCTGTGATCGGGGTCATGCTCCCAGACGGCAGCAGCGAGGTCCCCCGAGCATACGTCGTCCGTGCCGGCATATCTCCCGAGTCGACGGCGGATCAATTGACCGATCTAGTCCAAACCCAGTTGGCCAGCTATAAAGCTCTGGATGGAGGTGTCGTCTTTGTGGACGAGATCCCCCGGACGGGCATCGGCAAGCCCCATCGAGCGAGACTCTCACAGCTGGATCGCGAACGGGAGAAGCTTGCCTCTATTTTGGGTGTCTCTGTGCCTGCATAG